A stretch of Primulina tabacum isolate GXHZ01 chromosome 13, ASM2559414v2, whole genome shotgun sequence DNA encodes these proteins:
- the LOC142523483 gene encoding uncharacterized protein LOC142523483 isoform X2, which produces MDKKRRQILLLVLLHQIMFRSFVMLCLLTLQYKKVVAKRRRLESGAPASYNMTRRINAQMSHLYRIIEIGDIQCVVNLRMNRNAFAHLCYLLTNVGGLVESRYVRIQEKVSMFLSILAHHKKNRITGHDFMRSGHTISIHFHEVLRSILKLHPILLVKPIPVDDNCTNETWKWFKGCLGALDGTYVSVHVPSSEKPKYRTRKDTISVNVLGVCNRDMNFIYALTGWEGSAADARVIRDAVTRDDRSKNSERVLLFV; this is translated from the exons ATGGACAAAAAACGTCGACAAATTCTACTTTTAGTGTTGCTGCACCAAATAATGTTTCGGTCTTTCGTGATGTTATGTCTTTTAACACTACAATACAAGAAGGTAGTCGCCAAACGACGACGTTTAGAGAGTGGAGCACCAGCCTCATACAATATGACACGAAGAATTAATGCGCAAATGAGCCACTTATATCGGATTATTGAAATAGGAGATATTCAATGTGTGGTCAATTTGAGGATGAATCGAAACGCATTTGCACACTTGTGTTATTTGCTAACTAATGTTGGAGGACTGGTAGAATCTAGATATGTCCGGATTCAGGAGAAAGTTTCAATGTTTTTGTCTATCTTGGCCCATCATAAGAAAAACCGAATTACTGGTCACGATTTCATGCGTAGTGGCCATACAATCAGCATTCATTTCCATGAAGTTTTGCGATCAATTCTTAAGTTGCATCCTATACTACTTGTTAAGCCTATTCCCGTCGACGACAATTGCACTAATGAAACTTGGAAATGGTTTAAG GGTTGTCTAGGTGCATTGGACGGTACATATGTTAGCGTACATGTTCCTTCCTCAGAGAAACCAAAATACAGAACTAGAAAAGATACTATTTCGGTAAATGTATTGGGGGTTTGCAATCGTGATATGAACTTCATTTATGCACTTACTGGGTGGGAGGGATCGGCAGCAGATGCTAGAGTTATCCGCGATGCAGTGACTCGTGATGATAGGTCTAAAAATTCAGAGAG GGTGTTATTATTTGTGTGA
- the LOC142523483 gene encoding uncharacterized protein LOC142523483 isoform X1, translated as MESRASSANSGDKGKKTEKTRCTWRTREEVVLIQALKDAINCGWKSENGFKCGYLTFLEDAMKKMFPDTDLRDNPHINSKIHVWKKTHGSLVTILSKSGIGWNETDKMVEATNEAWESMIKVDNSVRFLRHRKWSYYHDWCEIFGNDRATGEHAEDFANFVKDVPNMNYEVSNDIEVGFEDVFRVVEGADDSISGTQIPSFKKTASNKSKSNKRKKLNEEEDSIVAAINSVAEVTKSSIANLVKQLAIDEKMENAMDKALDALEVIQELSAEEKFLVAELLVDNPRKLAFFLRHGNESRLSLVKRLLKSS; from the exons ATGGAGTCTAGGGCAAGCTCCGCAAATTCTGGTGACAAAGGCAAGAAAACAGAGAAGACTCGATGTACTTGGAGAACACGTGAGGAAGTAGTTCTTATTCAAGCATTGAAAGACGCTATTAACTGTGGATGGAAAAGTGAGAATGGATTTAAATGTGGGTACTTAACATTTTTAGAAGATGCGATGAAGAAAATGTTCCCAGATACTGACTTACGTGACAATCCACATATTAATTCAAAAATCCATGTGTGGAAGAAAACACATGGTTCTTTGGTGACAATCTTAAGCAAAAGTGGGATCGGTTGGAATGAGACAGACAAAATGGTTGAAGCTACAAACGAGGCATGGGAATCAATGATTAAG GTAGACAATAGTGTACGTTTCTTACGGCACAGGAAATGGTCGTATTACCATGACTGGTGTGAAATTTTTGGAAATGATCGAGCAACTGGTGAACATGCAGAGGACTTTGCAAATTTTGTTAAAGATGTTCCTAATATGAATTACGAAGTATCTAATGACATCGAGGTTGGGTTTGAGGACGTATTTCGTGTTGTTGAAGGAGCTGATGATTCTATTTCTGGGACACAAATCCCCTCATTCAAGAAAACTGCAAGCAACAAGTCAAAATCAAATAAACGTAAGAAGTTAAATGAAGAAGAAGATAGCATCGTTGCAGCCATCAACAGTGTTGCAGAAGTGACCAAGAGTTCTATAGCAAACCTTGTTAAACAACTAGCAATTGATGAGAAGATGGAAAATGCAATGGACAAAGCGTTAGATGCATTAGAAGTGATTCAAGAGCTAAGCGCAGAGGAAAAATTTCTTGTTGCAGAGTTGTTGGTTGATAACCCGAGAAAATTGGCCTTTTTCTTGCGTCATGGTAATGAAAGTAGGCTAAGCTTAGTCAAAAGGCTCCTCAAATCAAGTTAA